The window TCGCGCGAGAAAAGGCTGCCGGACAAGAGGCGGATGCGCAGCTCGCGCCAAGTGTTGCGGTCGGTCGCGAAGCTGTAGTGTTGAGAGCGATGTTCCGCGTTCCAGCCCCAGGTGATGCCAAGTTCTCGTATCCAGGATTCGATACACTCCAAGTCTCGGTCAGAAAAGCTGAATACCTCTCGGAGAAGCGGCGTTTCCAGCAAGGCCATAATTTCAGCCGCGCTTGCTCGCGTGGATACGGATTGCAGTATGGCGAAGAGCCCGCTCAAGACACCGGGACGGCTGCCAGCTGCGTTGTCGGCTATGGAGTAAGGGATTTCAAGGTGAGTGCCGCGTTTCGCCTTGAAGACGGCTTCGACGTGGGAGCGGTAGTCTTGTATGTCTGGAGCCATGACAAGGATGTCGCTGGCCTTCAGCTTAGGCTGCTGGTCGAGCCGCTGCACAATGAGGTCCCAGACCGTTTCTACCTCCCGGCGACGGCTGGAACAGGAGTGAAGCTGCAGACTGCCGTCGTAGGGCGGGAAGGGGGTCGAGCCGCGTGCAAGGTCTCGGTCTTCGATGTTGAACAAGTCAGCCTGCAGGCAGTGGAGCTGGCTCTGCGACTCGTCTGGAAGCTCGAACTGGCTGTCGTCTTGCTGGGGATCCTTGTCGATCAGCAGGTCGAGGAACATTTGGCTTTGCTTGCCGAAGGCGGGCAGCAGCGGATTTCCGGTTTCGAATAACCAGTCTTCCGGTTGGCTGAGGCGATGGCCCGCCTTGCGGGCCGCCTTTTTGGTGATCTTCTGGATTTGTTTGCTGCTCTTCAAGTCTGCCCAGTACTGGTCGGAAGGCTGCAGCAGGAAGACGTGCACGGGGCGGTAGCGCGACAGCTGGTCGAGCAGGTCGAGGTAGAGCGGGGCGAGCGAGGACACTCCGAACACGAAAAGCCGTTCCGGCCAGTGCTGCGGCTGAATCCCCAGTTCGAGAATCTGGCCGCGAACGAGTTCATGGGTCAATCGAGCGATATGGCGAGGCGTCTTGCTTTTTGGATACAGGGACCTGACGAGGCGACGCCAAAGCTCCGCCTGCCAGTCGAAACGCGATTCGTAGGGCTGGTCCTCCCACTGCGTGATGACGTCGGGCCGATAGACCAAGTACTCGTCGTAAAGCTTGGCGAGCCGGCTGGCGAAGCCAAGGCGGCGGGTTCCCTCGGCTTGCTGGCAGTAGCTGCGGACTTGAGCGAAACGCGGCTGGTCCTCCAATTTTCCCAGTAGGTCAAGCAAGTGCCAGCGGGCCACGTCCTCGGGGAAGGCTCCTGTCGCTTCGAAGCTGGGTTCGAAGCCTTTCAGAACCCGGGAGAAGAGCTTGCCCGGCAGGGGAAAGTCCCAGCCGAAGGCAACCCCCGTAAGCTTGGCGATTTCGAACTGCAGCCAACGAGCGATTCCCGGATTGAGGGTCATAACCGTTTCCTGCGAAAGGGCGTTTTTTAGCGGCAAGGCTCGAGAAACGTCCACCAGTCGAGCCGCCAGTTTTTCAACCCGGTTCGAGGTGTGGAGAGTGAGCTGCTTTTCCGCCATTTGAAGCTGCGGATGAGAAACTCAGAGCCTAGCGCTTGGCAATGCCGAAACTTAATCGTAGCGGCGCTCCGAAGCGATTGATACTGTGTGCGGTATTCGCGAGGGTAGGGCTGTTTGGTCTAGCCTGAGCAAAGTCGAAGGCCCCAGACAGCCGCGTTGCAGGATCATTACACCACCCGACCAGGGCACAGCTTTAGCCGCTCCCTGCGGCTCCTACAGTTCGCGCACCCAGATGTTGCGGTAGCGCACGGGGTTGTCGTGGTCCTGCAGGACGAGGGGCAGCTTGGGCGGATGGGGAATGTAGTAGGGCTCGCCGATGAAGGCAGTGGGTCCTTGCAGCACCGCGTTGTGCTGCACGAGGACGCCGTTGTGCAGCACCGTGAGCTGCGCTGGGCTGACCAATGTGCCTTTCTCCGAAAAGCGCGGGGCCGTGAAAATCATATCGAAGCTCTGCCATTCCCCGGGAGCTCGGGAGGCGTTCGCGAGCGGGGAGTGTTGCTTGTAGATGGAAGCAGCCTGCCCGTTGGAGTAGGTCTCGTTCTGGTAGGAGTTGAGCACCTGCACTTCGTACATGCCCATGAGGAAGATCCCGCTGTTGCCGTACTCCTGTCCTCGCTTGCCTTCCAAAACCGGCACCTGCCACTCGATGTGCAACTGCATGTCGCCGAAGGCTTGGCGGGAGGCGATGGCTCCCTGCTTCTGGCCCGCCACGATTTCCCCGTTTTCCACCTGCCAAGTGGCCGCACCCCAGTCGGCTCCTTCTTCGTATTGCTTCAGGTAATACTCCGTGCGGTCCACCGCCACGCCTTCGCCGAATGGAGTCTTTTCCCAAGCGGAAAGGTCTTTGCCGTCGAAGAGCACCACCGCGTCCGAGGGGGCGCTGCCGTATTCGCCGGGCGTCACCACTGGAACTTCGAGATG of the Pelagicoccus enzymogenes genome contains:
- a CDS encoding 3-keto-disaccharide hydrolase; protein product: MTTASLKRLTAIACGLPALSVFADGLPQLDWEELSKTNPWEYTELHLEVPVVTPGEYGSAPSDAVVLFDGKDLSAWEKTPFGEGVAVDRTEYYLKQYEEGADWGAATWQVENGEIVAGQKQGAIASRQAFGDMQLHIEWQVPVLEGKRGQEYGNSGIFLMGMYEVQVLNSYQNETYSNGQAASIYKQHSPLANASRAPGEWQSFDMIFTAPRFSEKGTLVSPAQLTVLHNGVLVQHNAVLQGPTAFIGEPYYIPHPPKLPLVLQDHDNPVRYRNIWVREL